GGGGGCTCGGCAGGGGTGTCGGTCCTGGGGTCGAGCCGATCGGCCTCGGCGAGCCGCTCCTCCATGGTGCCGCGCTCCTGCTCGACCGCGGCGCGCTGCGTCTCCGCGTCGGCGTGCCGGCGCTCGGCCGCGATCTGCTCCTGCTCGGCCGTCTTGGCCTTCCGCTCGGCGTCGAGGCGGGCGCGGTCGGCCTCCAGCTCCGTCTCTCGCGCCTGCAGGTCGCGTTCCTGGACGGTCTCCTCCTGTGCCTTCGCCTCCTCGCGCAGCTCGACGGCGCGCTGACGGTCGGCCTCCTGCTGCCGGGCCTGCCTGCGCCTCGAGGCCATCACTCCCACGACGATCAGGATGATGAGGACGATGAGCACTCCCGCGACGATCCCGATGATGACGGGTGTGGACAGTTCCATGGTCGGCTCCTAGCGGTCGATTCCTCCGCACGGTGCGCACGGGGGTCTTCCTGCGTGTGGGGCCCATTGCACCAGATGGATCACCGGACCGCCCGCATTTCGACCAACCGCTCAGTTCCGATGGGCTCGTCCGGCGTGACGTGCGCCGGTAAGGTGGGGCCTCGTGATCAGCTCTGCGCCCCGCACCGATGTCGACGATCCTGCGCAGCGGGAGGACGGTGCGCCGTCCGTCACCGGTACTGCTCTGGTGGACGAGTCCCGACGGGTGCTCGTCCATCTCCTGCAGGGGCCCTTCCTCGACGGGCGTCGGGACGGCGCCCGGTACGCCCAGCTGTTGCGGGACCGCGCTGCGATCGAGGCGCGCCTGGCGGATCTCTTCCTCGAGCTGATCGTCGACGACGACGCCCAGGTCGCCTTCGTGCGGCAGAGCGAGGAGGACCTCGACGCCCCCAAGCTGCTGCGCCGACTGACCGGCATGAATCGTCTGGACTCGGTGCTGATGCTGGTCCTGCGACAGATGCTGCTCACCCAGTCCTCGCGCGGCCAGCGCACAGTGGTCTCCGAGGCGGAGCTGCAGCAGGCCCTGGCCGCCTACCGCCGCACCACCTCGACCGACGAGGCGGGCTTCGCCAAGGAGGTGCGGGCCTCGATCACGAAGGTGCAGCGCGCCGGTCTGCTCGACGAGCAGGGCGACGACTTCGAGGTCTCGCCCGTGCTGCGCCTGATGATCGGCCCGGACACGGCGCGCGAGTTCATCGCGCTGTACCGCGACGCCGGGGTGAGCGGGCTCGAGGACCCGAGCGATGACCGGCCGGTCGAGGACGAGGACGAGTCCGTCGAGCCGCAGGGCCCCGCGGGGGACTGAGGTGAGCTCGGCCCGCACGTGATCTGGGTCGCTTCCTGCGCGCTGTCCGGTGCCTGTCCCGTGCCTGAGGGGTGCCCGGGTCCGAGTTTCCTGCATGGTCGGCAATTGCGCACCATCGGCGTGACGGAATAAGGTCAGGCTCGCCTAACCGTCGAGTTTCGGCGGCCCCGACCCCTGGAGGAACCGTTGTGACGCTCTCCCGCCGTGCGCTCGTCGCCCTGTCCGTGCTCGCCGTGCCCGCCCTCGCTTCCTGTTCCGGCGGTGACGCGGATGCCGCTCGTGACGTGGATGCGGAGGGCGGGTTCCAGGCTACGATCCCGCACCTGTACGGGGAGACCGTGCTCGAGGCGAAGCCGACGAGGATCGCGACCGTCTCCTGGGTCAACGCGGACACGGTCCTCGCACTCGACCTGGTGCCGGCCGGCATGCCCACCGTGACCTGGGGCGGCAACGAGAACGGCTCGACCGACTGGATCGACGCGAAGCTCGAGGAGCTCGGGGCCGGCTGGGACACCGACACGGCGCCCGTGACCTACGACGAGACCGACGGCATCAACTTCGACGAGATGGCGGCGCTGGTGCCGGACCTCATCATCGCCGCCTACTCCGGCCTCACCGAGGAGGAGTACGACCAGCTGAGCAAGATCGCCCCCACGATCGGTCCGCTGGCCCCGAACTACACCGCCTCCTGGGAGGACGTGCTGGCCGCGGTCGGCACCGCGACCGGTCTCTCCGAGCAGGCGGCGACCCTGGCCGAGCAGATCACCGGGGACCTGGCCGCCGTCGGGGAGGAGAACCCCGCGATCGCCGGCGCCACCTTCATCGCCGGCACCCTGGGCCTGGCCGACGACTCCATCGCCCTGTACCTCGGCGGGGACACCCGTTCGCGCTTCTTCACCTCGCTGGGGATGACGCTGGCCGACGTGGTCACCGAGAACACCCCCGACTCCGAGACCTTCTACCTCGAGTGGTCCGCGGAGCGGGCCGACGAACTGGTCTCGGAC
The window above is part of the Brachybacterium vulturis genome. Proteins encoded here:
- a CDS encoding DUF4194 domain-containing protein is translated as MISSAPRTDVDDPAQREDGAPSVTGTALVDESRRVLVHLLQGPFLDGRRDGARYAQLLRDRAAIEARLADLFLELIVDDDAQVAFVRQSEEDLDAPKLLRRLTGMNRLDSVLMLVLRQMLLTQSSRGQRTVVSEAELQQALAAYRRTTSTDEAGFAKEVRASITKVQRAGLLDEQGDDFEVSPVLRLMIGPDTAREFIALYRDAGVSGLEDPSDDRPVEDEDESVEPQGPAGD
- a CDS encoding ABC transporter substrate-binding protein, which translates into the protein MTLSRRALVALSVLAVPALASCSGGDADAARDVDAEGGFQATIPHLYGETVLEAKPTRIATVSWVNADTVLALDLVPAGMPTVTWGGNENGSTDWIDAKLEELGAGWDTDTAPVTYDETDGINFDEMAALVPDLIIAAYSGLTEEEYDQLSKIAPTIGPLAPNYTASWEDVLAAVGTATGLSEQAATLAEQITGDLAAVGEENPAIAGATFIAGTLGLADDSIALYLGGDTRSRFFTSLGMTLADVVTENTPDSETFYLEWSAERADELVSDLFYSWAAPGTTVEDFQDNELFAQIPAVADGGVVLTDDDHLTLSISAANALSLPWALEHFVPTVVEVAQSVRG